Proteins co-encoded in one Nonlabens agnitus genomic window:
- a CDS encoding cryptochrome/photolyase family protein — protein MSDAVNVFWFRRDLRLDDNVGFYEALSADLPVLPIFIFDKEILDKLPEDDARVTFIYEELQRMRSQLQDEVGSSIAMYYGKPEDVWKQILKDHDVNAVFTNHDYEPYAKERDAAIKDLLEKEEIEFHTFKDQVIFEKDEVVKNDGDPYVVYTPYKNKWLERFEEEHKDADGLRIYYTSSVLENCIQNSRLPNLSLSDMGFKKSSIEVPEYDVTPTTIEQYEKTRNFPAQDGTTRLGVYLRFGVASPRKMVKKGLQSNNKVFLSELIWREFFMQILYHYPETTDNAFRAKYDRIEWRNNEDEFEKWKTGTTGYKLVDAGMRELNTTGYMHNRVRMLVASFLCKHLLIDWRWGETYFAEKLLDYELSSNVGNWQWAAGSGVDAAPYFRIFNPITQKDKFDKDRKYINEFVPEHDTDDYPEMMVDHKEARERCLKIYKAAVS, from the coding sequence ATGTCAGATGCAGTAAATGTTTTTTGGTTTCGGCGTGATTTACGATTAGATGATAATGTAGGCTTCTATGAGGCTTTATCTGCAGATTTGCCGGTGCTGCCTATTTTCATTTTTGATAAGGAAATCCTTGACAAGCTACCTGAAGATGATGCTCGCGTTACATTTATCTATGAAGAATTGCAACGTATGCGTTCGCAACTTCAAGATGAAGTAGGAAGTTCAATCGCGATGTATTATGGCAAACCCGAAGATGTCTGGAAACAGATTCTTAAAGATCACGATGTAAATGCCGTTTTTACCAATCACGACTATGAACCTTATGCCAAGGAACGTGATGCTGCCATCAAGGATCTACTAGAAAAAGAAGAAATAGAATTTCACACCTTTAAAGATCAAGTGATTTTTGAAAAGGATGAAGTTGTCAAAAATGATGGCGATCCATATGTGGTCTATACACCCTATAAAAATAAATGGCTAGAACGTTTTGAAGAAGAACATAAGGATGCAGACGGTTTGCGTATTTACTATACCAGCTCCGTTCTAGAGAATTGTATTCAGAATTCTAGGTTACCCAATCTCAGTTTGAGCGATATGGGTTTTAAAAAGTCATCCATTGAGGTTCCTGAATATGATGTGACCCCAACGACGATCGAGCAATACGAAAAGACTAGAAATTTCCCGGCTCAAGACGGCACTACCCGATTAGGTGTTTATCTAAGATTCGGTGTGGCAAGTCCGCGTAAAATGGTTAAGAAAGGTTTACAATCCAACAACAAGGTTTTTCTATCAGAGTTGATCTGGCGAGAGTTTTTTATGCAGATTCTTTACCACTATCCAGAAACTACGGACAATGCCTTTAGAGCGAAATATGATCGTATCGAATGGCGCAACAATGAGGATGAGTTTGAAAAGTGGAAAACGGGAACGACTGGATATAAATTAGTCGATGCAGGAATGCGCGAGCTCAATACAACAGGCTATATGCACAATCGCGTGCGCATGTTGGTCGCCAGCTTTTTATGTAAGCATTTATTGATCGACTGGCGATGGGGCGAAACTTATTTTGCCGAGAAATTATTGGACTACGAACTATCCAGCAATGTAGGCAACTGGCAATGGGCTGCTGGTAGTGGCGTGGATGCAGCGCCGTACTTTAGGATATTTAATCCCATTACTCAAAAGGACAAGTTTGATAAGGACAGAAAATACATCAACGAGTTTGTACCAGAACATGACACTGATGATTATCCTGAAATGATGGTGGATCATAAAGAAGCAAGAGAACGCTGTTTGAAAATATACAAGGCTGCTGTATCTTAG
- a CDS encoding oligosaccharide flippase family protein: protein MGIVIKHSSWNLVITGFGFLLGAINVLALATTYLDADYYGLMNYILSTAFLLFPLMSFGLHNTIVKYYSSYKTDRERDNFLTQMLFWPIVGAIPIFILVFVFYDDIRLLISTTNQLTGDFLWPILLIAVFQAYFEIFYAWTKVYLKTIGGNFLKEVFYRAAATIILLLVAIDFITQVQFIYSLILIYFLRMLLMAIMAWRTYAPKFIFYKLEASREILWYSVLMVIAGSVGTALIDLDKNMLNQYVDLADISYYGVAGFIATVVAIPARGMAQIMHPLTAGYFNAGDLKKVEWLYKRSSLNLTIVAGLLMVLIICNVHEFYKFLPSEFAVAIPVVLLICVVKFTENLLGSNNAILYNTNLYKFTLWLGLGLAIVAFLLNIWLIPIYGLIGAAVATCVAYVLYAFAKAYYVNIKLQMHPWTGKTSIAILVILVTIAIFYTWDFQWNYIVNILFKSTLIFLVYAASVYLLKLSSEVNAAIDQLISKIKRPQ from the coding sequence ATGGGAATTGTCATCAAACATAGCAGCTGGAATCTGGTCATCACAGGCTTTGGGTTTTTATTGGGAGCGATCAATGTTCTGGCACTAGCCACAACCTATCTGGATGCCGATTATTATGGATTGATGAATTACATCTTGAGCACGGCGTTCTTGCTGTTCCCGTTGATGTCTTTTGGGCTGCACAATACCATTGTAAAATATTACAGCAGCTACAAAACAGATCGAGAGCGCGATAATTTCCTGACTCAGATGCTGTTTTGGCCTATAGTAGGTGCGATTCCTATATTCATTTTGGTGTTTGTTTTTTACGATGACATCAGACTGCTGATTTCTACTACCAACCAGCTTACTGGAGATTTTTTGTGGCCTATTTTGCTTATTGCGGTCTTCCAAGCCTATTTTGAGATTTTCTATGCCTGGACTAAAGTCTATTTGAAAACCATAGGCGGCAATTTTCTAAAAGAAGTATTCTATAGAGCCGCAGCGACAATCATATTGCTTCTGGTTGCTATTGACTTTATTACCCAAGTCCAATTCATTTACAGCTTAATACTTATTTATTTCTTACGTATGCTGCTCATGGCCATCATGGCGTGGCGCACCTACGCCCCAAAGTTCATTTTTTACAAATTGGAAGCCTCAAGAGAGATTTTGTGGTACTCGGTTTTGATGGTGATAGCGGGTAGTGTAGGCACCGCATTGATTGATCTGGATAAAAACATGCTCAATCAATACGTAGATCTTGCTGACATAAGCTACTATGGCGTTGCGGGATTCATTGCCACAGTGGTTGCCATACCGGCACGCGGCATGGCGCAAATCATGCATCCATTGACCGCAGGATATTTCAATGCTGGCGACTTAAAGAAAGTGGAATGGCTGTACAAACGCAGTTCACTCAATCTTACCATTGTCGCTGGACTGTTAATGGTTTTAATTATCTGTAATGTCCATGAGTTCTATAAATTTCTTCCGTCAGAATTTGCCGTTGCGATACCGGTTGTTTTATTGATCTGTGTTGTGAAGTTTACAGAGAACCTGTTGGGTAGCAATAACGCGATTCTGTATAATACCAATCTTTATAAATTCACGCTTTGGTTGGGTTTAGGCCTTGCGATCGTCGCCTTTTTGCTGAACATTTGGTTGATCCCAATCTATGGTTTGATAGGAGCTGCTGTGGCTACCTGTGTGGCTTATGTTTTGTACGCTTTCGCGAAAGCGTACTACGTCAACATCAAATTGCAAATGCATCCATGGACCGGCAAAACAAGTATCGCCATTCTGGTCATTTTGGTCACCATAGCCATCTTTTACACTTGGGATTTTCAATGGAATTACATCGTAAACATCCTTTTTAAAAGTACCTTGATTTTCTTGGTGTATGCGGCGTCTGTATATCTACTCAAACTTTCTAGCGAAGTGAATGCAGCCATCGACCAATTGATTTCCAAAATAAAACGCCCGCAATAA
- a CDS encoding glycosyltransferase family protein yields the protein MKHQLFIVAFYWPPAGGPGVQRWLKFVKYLPKDQFDITVIIPENPDYASTDNSLMDEIPKEVRIIKVPLNEPSRWIKKLFKGKTNKLQRGFIDKKPSLLERALLWIRGNYFIPDARVSWVKNVVDKLENDIAFLPDRQAGAKANSIITTGPPHSVHLIGQRLKQNAKFQNLQWIADFRDPWTTIGYHKSLRLTQKSAKKHQELERQVLNQADQLIVTSPSTKTEFDSKTSQPVTVITNGFDVEPNTVDQPSGKFTISHVGTLLADRNPLELWKLLSELCEEHADFKQDFELILAGNVSQEILDAIHNAGLGDHLKLEGYVDHDRAVALMKQSQLLLLIEIDAPETKAIIPGKTFEYISSRRPIIAIGPKGSDIKGIIESVQAGSYYTYEAIGLKQEILAAYKRYKNKELKGNTADVSRLHRKHLTQQLVKLLER from the coding sequence TTGAAACATCAATTGTTTATCGTTGCCTTTTACTGGCCGCCAGCTGGTGGTCCAGGCGTACAGCGATGGTTGAAGTTTGTGAAATACCTGCCTAAAGATCAATTTGACATCACGGTAATCATTCCAGAAAACCCTGATTATGCCAGTACGGATAATTCCTTGATGGACGAAATCCCTAAAGAGGTGAGGATTATTAAAGTGCCACTCAACGAGCCCAGCCGATGGATCAAAAAACTGTTTAAAGGCAAAACCAATAAATTGCAACGTGGTTTCATTGATAAAAAGCCAAGCCTTTTGGAGCGCGCGCTGCTATGGATTCGCGGGAACTACTTCATTCCAGATGCTCGTGTTTCCTGGGTTAAAAATGTAGTAGACAAGCTGGAGAATGATATCGCTTTCCTGCCTGACCGGCAGGCAGGCGCGAAAGCGAACTCCATCATCACCACAGGGCCACCACATTCTGTGCATTTGATAGGACAAAGATTGAAGCAAAACGCCAAGTTCCAAAACCTACAATGGATCGCAGATTTTAGAGATCCATGGACCACCATAGGTTATCATAAATCGTTGCGATTGACACAAAAGTCTGCGAAAAAGCATCAGGAACTGGAACGACAAGTATTGAATCAGGCTGATCAACTGATCGTCACCAGTCCATCCACAAAAACCGAGTTTGACTCCAAAACCTCACAACCAGTAACTGTGATCACCAACGGCTTTGATGTGGAGCCCAACACGGTAGATCAACCATCAGGAAAGTTCACCATCAGTCATGTAGGTACGCTGCTGGCAGATCGAAATCCTTTAGAATTGTGGAAGTTACTGTCTGAACTTTGTGAAGAACATGCCGATTTCAAACAAGATTTTGAATTGATACTGGCAGGAAACGTGAGTCAGGAAATCTTGGACGCCATTCATAACGCTGGATTAGGAGATCACCTAAAATTGGAAGGTTATGTGGATCACGATAGAGCAGTGGCGCTCATGAAGCAGTCACAACTACTATTGCTCATTGAAATTGATGCTCCAGAAACCAAAGCGATTATTCCTGGAAAAACCTTTGAATATATTTCGAGCCGCAGACCTATCATCGCCATAGGCCCAAAAGGATCTGATATTAAAGGTATCATTGAATCGGTTCAAGCGGGCAGTTATTATACTTATGAAGCAATAGGTTTAAAGCAGGAAATCCTTGCAGCATACAAACGCTATAAAAACAAGGAACTTAAGGGAAATACCGCAGATGTTTCCCGATTACATAGAAAACACCTTACCCAGCAATTGGTTAAATTATTGGAGCGCTAG
- a CDS encoding YfhO family protein — protein MQFQFKKIIPHLAVFVIFIITSLAYFYPVLSGKKLYQNDIVQYKGNARQLIENREVNGEEIYWTDSVFGGMPTYQLGARYDYDFIDSLDRAIRFLPRPADYLFLYFICFYILMMVLRVDWRLGLLGALAFGFSTYLVIILGVGHNAKAHAIAYFPLVLSGIILVFQRRYIWGGILTAIAMALELQANHPQMTYYLLMAVAVLGIAYLIDAIRRNILPHYFKSIGIMIAAVLLALGTNASNLLATKEYSQESTRGPSELTINAQGESVTTTNGLDYDYITQYSYGIAESLNLIIPRFAGGGSGERPDEESNTVDFLVTTYGIPKADALAFAQQNVPLYWGAQPIVEAPAYIGITVFFLALLACFLIKGRLKWWTIGAAVLALLLSYGKNLDFLTSFFVEYVPLYSKFRAITSIQVIIELCIPILAVVGLYQLFNKKHSIEDKWKALKYVGLGLSGVILLIALLGNQFFDFAGPYDASYRNSEQLGQGFVDALRQDRFEMMRADAFRSLLYVGFIVAGLFLYLKSKLSENLLILGLGILILIDLVGFDQNYINYEETATERSNFVRASDYDPPFDATQADLEIAKDDDLFRVYDLLQDPFNSGRSPYFHRSLGGYHGAKPKRISDLADFYLRDENGYLIPEVTSQNREILNMFNVKYIITANENQIQIQENEERLGPAWFVKEYATVKDANEEIQSLIYLKRDSVAIIQEDQKKLLNLGELDFGFNGSIELIDYSPEKLTYKSKSSQPELAVFSEAYYPHGWKATIDGKEVPIAKVNYALRGLSVPAGDHEIVFEFDPEVVKTGNTIMLASNVLLGLLILGSIFLWIRKSR, from the coding sequence ATGCAGTTTCAGTTCAAGAAAATAATACCGCATCTAGCGGTGTTTGTCATCTTCATCATTACCTCTCTAGCTTACTTTTATCCTGTACTTTCTGGTAAGAAGTTATACCAAAATGATATTGTTCAATACAAGGGTAACGCTAGACAACTTATTGAAAACAGGGAAGTTAATGGCGAGGAGATTTACTGGACAGATTCCGTTTTTGGAGGTATGCCTACCTATCAATTGGGCGCAAGGTATGACTATGACTTTATAGATAGTCTGGATCGTGCGATACGATTCCTGCCGCGTCCTGCAGATTATCTGTTCCTCTACTTTATTTGCTTCTACATTTTAATGATGGTGCTGCGCGTGGATTGGCGATTGGGTCTTTTAGGTGCGCTGGCCTTTGGATTTTCTACGTATCTAGTCATCATTTTGGGAGTTGGTCATAATGCCAAGGCTCATGCTATTGCCTACTTTCCGCTGGTTTTAAGTGGGATTATTCTGGTTTTTCAGCGCAGGTACATTTGGGGTGGTATTTTGACCGCTATTGCCATGGCGCTGGAGCTGCAGGCCAACCATCCACAAATGACCTATTACTTGTTGATGGCTGTGGCTGTGCTAGGCATCGCCTATTTAATCGATGCCATAAGGCGCAACATCTTACCTCATTACTTCAAGTCCATAGGTATCATGATCGCTGCGGTGCTCCTCGCGTTGGGAACTAATGCTAGTAATCTGCTCGCTACTAAAGAGTACAGTCAAGAGAGCACACGCGGCCCATCAGAGTTGACTATTAACGCTCAAGGCGAAAGCGTAACAACCACCAATGGCCTCGATTACGACTACATCACGCAATACAGTTATGGCATCGCAGAAAGTCTGAATCTAATCATCCCAAGGTTTGCTGGCGGCGGCAGCGGCGAGCGACCTGATGAGGAATCCAATACGGTTGATTTTCTAGTCACTACTTACGGCATTCCTAAAGCAGATGCCTTGGCATTTGCCCAGCAAAACGTTCCCTTATATTGGGGCGCACAACCTATTGTCGAGGCTCCAGCATATATAGGAATCACGGTTTTCTTTTTGGCACTGCTCGCTTGCTTTTTAATAAAAGGAAGGTTGAAATGGTGGACAATAGGAGCAGCCGTTCTCGCTTTGTTGCTTTCCTACGGCAAAAACCTGGATTTTTTGACCAGCTTTTTTGTTGAGTATGTGCCTTTGTATTCAAAATTTAGAGCGATCACCTCGATTCAGGTCATTATTGAATTGTGTATTCCTATTCTCGCCGTTGTTGGGCTGTATCAACTGTTCAATAAAAAACATTCTATAGAAGATAAATGGAAGGCGTTGAAGTATGTAGGATTAGGATTGAGTGGCGTGATTCTATTGATTGCGTTATTAGGAAATCAGTTCTTTGATTTTGCAGGTCCTTACGACGCGTCTTATAGAAATAGTGAGCAACTAGGACAAGGTTTTGTGGATGCGTTGCGTCAGGACCGTTTTGAAATGATGCGGGCAGATGCCTTTAGGTCTTTACTTTATGTGGGATTTATCGTGGCAGGCTTATTTCTGTATCTCAAGTCAAAACTTTCAGAAAACCTCTTGATCCTTGGATTGGGTATCTTGATTTTAATTGACCTTGTTGGTTTTGATCAGAATTACATCAACTACGAAGAAACCGCTACAGAGCGCAGCAACTTTGTAAGAGCCAGTGACTACGATCCGCCGTTTGATGCCACGCAGGCAGATCTTGAAATCGCAAAGGACGACGACCTTTTTAGAGTGTATGACCTTTTGCAGGATCCATTCAATTCGGGTCGCAGTCCCTATTTCCATAGATCTTTAGGTGGTTATCATGGTGCAAAACCTAAACGAATTTCAGATCTCGCCGATTTCTACCTAAGAGATGAAAATGGCTATCTAATACCAGAAGTTACTAGCCAGAATCGTGAGATACTCAACATGTTCAACGTGAAGTACATCATCACGGCAAACGAGAATCAAATTCAGATTCAAGAAAATGAAGAACGCCTAGGGCCAGCCTGGTTTGTAAAAGAATATGCAACGGTCAAGGATGCTAATGAGGAGATTCAATCATTGATTTATCTAAAGAGAGACAGTGTTGCTATCATCCAGGAAGATCAAAAAAAACTGCTGAATCTGGGAGAATTAGATTTTGGATTTAATGGATCTATTGAACTAATCGATTATAGTCCTGAAAAACTAACCTATAAATCCAAGAGTTCACAGCCTGAACTAGCTGTGTTTTCTGAAGCTTATTATCCGCATGGATGGAAAGCCACAATTGACGGTAAGGAAGTTCCTATTGCCAAAGTCAACTATGCACTTAGAGGTTTGAGCGTTCCTGCTGGTGATCATGAAATTGTTTTTGAATTTGATCCAGAAGTGGTCAAAACAGGAAATACCATCATGCTAGCGAGCAACGTGTTGTTAGGATTGCTCATTTTGGGATCGATCTTTCTGTGGATTCGTAAATCACGATAA
- a CDS encoding DUF4834 family protein produces the protein MKLLQAILIIVGVYLAVRLIVRMYGKSILKWAGKKAMDRVQRQFEQRQNDSSYQNTAKEGETIINNSNSTSRTHTQPSKKTVGEYVDYEEID, from the coding sequence TTGAAATTACTACAGGCTATTCTAATTATCGTGGGCGTTTATCTTGCCGTACGATTGATCGTGAGAATGTATGGCAAATCCATTTTAAAATGGGCAGGTAAGAAAGCCATGGATCGAGTTCAACGCCAGTTTGAGCAACGTCAGAACGATTCTTCCTATCAAAACACTGCCAAGGAAGGCGAGACCATCATCAATAACAGTAATTCTACCTCAAGAACGCATACCCAACCATCCAAGAAAACGGTAGGTGAGTACGTCGACTATGAAGAAATTGACTAA
- a CDS encoding transporter, with protein MLTNKTIVPFLLGMFMIPFAVLGQYTETINTNNPGQSQGAFAVGVNVIQVEGSAFYRSEEHSLLNYERDITGLAFQLRYGLLWEELEISYFGAFENVNETINQGFGTQENKFSNFSRSTLGAKYLILDPLKKWGERKVNLYSYHDNRRLKWRDLVPAISVFAGANIDLADPNSLLPPDNATFSPRAELITQNNFGRWVFVGNFIADRIGTDFPAYGGIFTLTHSINNKWAAFGEFQTIISDFYSDDIARAGGAYLINDHWQLDASAAVNFKDTPSLFQINVGMSYRIDRHKDPVIQQ; from the coding sequence ATGCTAACTAACAAAACAATCGTTCCTTTTCTACTTGGAATGTTCATGATTCCGTTTGCGGTGTTGGGCCAATATACAGAAACCATCAATACCAACAATCCTGGACAATCACAAGGTGCCTTTGCAGTAGGTGTGAATGTCATTCAAGTAGAAGGTTCTGCTTTTTATCGCAGTGAAGAACATAGCTTACTTAATTATGAACGCGATATAACCGGTCTTGCTTTTCAATTGCGCTATGGTCTCTTATGGGAAGAGCTGGAAATCTCCTATTTTGGAGCCTTTGAAAATGTAAACGAGACGATCAATCAAGGTTTTGGTACACAGGAAAACAAATTTTCTAATTTCTCCCGCAGCACGTTGGGTGCAAAATATCTCATTTTGGATCCGCTAAAAAAATGGGGTGAGCGCAAAGTGAATCTCTACAGTTATCATGATAACCGCAGACTTAAATGGCGCGACTTGGTTCCTGCAATATCGGTTTTTGCAGGTGCTAATATTGACCTGGCAGATCCCAACAGTTTATTACCACCAGATAATGCGACCTTTTCACCTAGAGCAGAGTTGATTACCCAAAACAACTTTGGCCGTTGGGTATTTGTAGGGAACTTTATTGCAGACCGCATTGGGACTGATTTCCCAGCTTACGGTGGTATTTTTACGTTGACACACAGCATCAATAATAAGTGGGCCGCTTTTGGAGAGTTTCAAACCATCATTTCAGATTTTTATAGTGACGATATTGCTCGCGCCGGTGGCGCTTATTTGATCAATGACCACTGGCAGCTAGACGCCAGTGCAGCCGTTAATTTCAAGGATACTCCTAGCCTTTTTCAAATCAACGTGGGCATGAGCTATAGAATCGACCGTCATAAGGATCCCGTAATACAACAGTAA
- a CDS encoding GTP cyclohydrolase gives MSITVKRISSKKDIKKFVKFPMELYKNNPYFVPPIIKDEMETFDPDKNKVFKNADCWLFLAFRESEIVGRIAAIINHLEVNEQHKPKMRFGWLDMIDDIEVTKALLNEVHQIGKEHDLEYAEGPVGFTLMDKAGMLVKGYDELATMITWYNHPYYKEHMEQLGYSKSAEWVEYKFVPPNPIPERFHKFADLVAKRYKLTTLKFKNIKEVEPYVDAMFELLNQTYSKLVTFVPIQQYQIDLYKEKYLPIINPDFLECVVDEEGKLVAFAITMPSFSEALQKANGKLFPFGILHLLKAKKKNNRAAFYLIGIHPKLQGKGVTAMMFRNVTQNFMDYGIGLCETNPELEDNVAVQALWKDYDPVLHKRRRIYRKNLV, from the coding sequence ATGAGTATTACCGTTAAACGTATCTCCAGTAAAAAGGATATTAAAAAGTTTGTGAAGTTCCCCATGGAGCTTTACAAGAACAATCCATACTTCGTTCCGCCCATTATCAAGGACGAGATGGAAACTTTTGATCCCGATAAAAACAAAGTGTTTAAAAATGCAGACTGCTGGTTGTTTCTCGCTTTTCGCGAAAGCGAAATAGTAGGACGCATCGCTGCGATTATCAATCACCTGGAAGTCAATGAGCAACACAAGCCTAAGATGCGTTTTGGTTGGTTGGACATGATAGACGATATCGAAGTGACCAAGGCTCTTTTGAATGAAGTGCACCAAATAGGAAAAGAACACGACCTTGAGTATGCTGAAGGTCCTGTAGGGTTCACTCTTATGGACAAGGCCGGCATGCTGGTTAAAGGATATGATGAACTGGCGACCATGATCACCTGGTACAATCATCCTTATTATAAGGAACATATGGAGCAATTGGGCTACTCAAAAAGTGCTGAATGGGTAGAATATAAGTTTGTACCACCCAACCCTATTCCAGAGCGTTTCCACAAGTTTGCAGACCTTGTAGCAAAACGATATAAACTCACGACCTTAAAGTTCAAGAACATCAAGGAAGTGGAGCCTTATGTAGATGCAATGTTTGAGTTGCTGAATCAGACCTATTCGAAATTGGTCACTTTCGTTCCTATACAGCAATATCAAATAGATTTGTATAAAGAGAAGTATCTACCCATCATCAATCCTGATTTTCTGGAATGTGTGGTGGATGAAGAAGGAAAGCTGGTCGCATTTGCCATCACCATGCCTTCATTTTCTGAAGCTTTGCAAAAAGCAAATGGAAAGCTTTTTCCTTTTGGTATCCTTCACCTATTAAAAGCTAAAAAGAAGAACAATCGCGCTGCTTTCTATTTGATAGGTATTCACCCTAAGCTTCAAGGTAAAGGCGTTACAGCGATGATGTTTCGCAACGTGACCCAAAACTTTATGGATTATGGCATTGGATTGTGTGAGACTAATCCAGAATTGGAAGACAA